In a single window of the Nitrospira sp. genome:
- a CDS encoding DUF971 domain-containing protein, which yields MAAALVPIDMQWLEKGVLGIEWSDGHKGIYPVRALRLQCPCAACVDEWTGVRRLKPDDVPMFIMAQDIQPVGRYALQFSWSDGHDSGIYSYGLLRQLCQCDVCVPVKPTEQKSRRLL from the coding sequence ATGGCCGCGGCATTGGTTCCCATCGACATGCAATGGTTGGAGAAGGGTGTGTTGGGCATCGAGTGGAGCGATGGCCACAAGGGAATCTATCCCGTTCGTGCGCTGAGGCTGCAATGTCCTTGTGCGGCCTGCGTCGATGAGTGGACGGGTGTGCGCCGATTGAAGCCTGATGATGTGCCGATGTTTATTATGGCGCAGGACATTCAGCCGGTCGGGCGGTATGCGCTTCAATTTTCCTGGAGTGATGGGCATGACAGTGGAATTTATTCTTACGGGCTTCTGCGGCAGCTGTGCCAATGCGATGTGTGTGTGCCGGTGAAGCCAACCGAGCAGAAGAGTCGGCGGCTTCTATGA
- the recO gene encoding DNA repair protein RecO, translating to MPLVKTSAIILKSRRWGEADRIVTFYSKEFGKIRGVARGARRFKSHFGATLEPFTRCHLDLFEKPGDSLYRISHVDLIESFQPLREELVLMACAARMVNVVGAVTPDGDPDARLFETLGQGLGALKGSRDPVLVALLFQIRLLGLTGFRPQTDHCATCGKSGVTGEPQFSPLAGGFVCLSCATRQMVRCIVMSRGSLSFLQQAIRLTPELVTRLTATGQVRAEVERAIEGYVTVVAGRRLPPVDFLASMSSV from the coding sequence ATGCCTCTCGTAAAAACCTCTGCGATCATTCTCAAAAGCCGTCGGTGGGGTGAAGCCGACCGGATTGTGACTTTCTATTCGAAAGAGTTCGGGAAAATCCGTGGCGTGGCGCGCGGTGCCCGGCGATTCAAGAGCCACTTCGGAGCCACGCTTGAGCCCTTTACCCGCTGTCATCTGGATTTGTTCGAGAAGCCGGGTGATTCGCTCTATCGGATTTCTCATGTCGATCTGATCGAATCCTTTCAGCCGCTTCGGGAAGAATTGGTGTTGATGGCCTGTGCGGCTCGGATGGTCAATGTGGTGGGGGCGGTCACGCCGGACGGCGATCCGGATGCCAGGCTCTTCGAGACCTTAGGTCAGGGGTTGGGGGCTCTCAAGGGGAGTCGAGATCCGGTCTTGGTGGCGTTGCTGTTTCAGATTCGTTTGCTGGGGCTGACGGGGTTTCGTCCGCAAACCGATCACTGTGCGACCTGTGGGAAGTCCGGTGTGACGGGGGAGCCGCAGTTCTCGCCGCTGGCCGGCGGATTTGTCTGTCTCTCCTGTGCGACGCGGCAGATGGTCCGGTGTATCGTGATGTCACGCGGGAGCCTGTCGTTTCTGCAGCAAGCTATTCGACTGACTCCCGAGCTGGTCACGCGGCTGACGGCGACCGGCCAGGTACGGGCTGAGGTGGAGCGGGCGATTGAAGGCTATGTGACGGTCGTGGCTGGTCGGCGGTTGCCGCCGGTCGATTTCTTGGCGTCGATGTCTTCGGTCTGA